TAGTCGACGTAGACGGCACCGAAGCGCTTGCTGTAGCCGTAGCCCCACTCGAAGTTGTCCAGCAGGGACCACAGGAAGTAGCCCCGGACGTCGACGCCGGCCACGATCGCCCGGTGCACGGCCGACAGGTGGCCGTGGAGGTAGGCGATGCGATCGGGGTCGGCCACCTCGCCCTCCGGGTTGACGTAGTCGTCGAACGCGGCCCCGTTCTCGGTGATCATCAGAGGCATCGCGGGGAAGTCCGCCTTGAGCCGCATCAGCAGGTCGTACAGACCGCTGGGGTCGACCGCCCAGCCCATCGCGGTGGTGCTGCCCGGCGGCCGGTGGAAGGCGACGTTGTCGGCGCCCGGCCAGGGGCTGTGCTCGCTCATCCCGTGTCCGTCGGAACCGTGGCTGGCCTCGCCGGTGGCGGCGGAAACGAGGGTGGGTGTGTAGTAGTTGACGCCCAGGAAGTCCAGCGGCTGGTGGATCGTGGCGGTGTCACCGTCCCGTACGAAGGACCAGTTGGTCAGGCTCGCCGTGTCCTGGAGGAGATCCTGCGGGTACTGGCCTTCCAGCAGAGGGCCGGTGAAGACGCGGTTGGCCAGTGCGTCGATCCGGCGGGCCGCGTCGAGGTCCTCGGCAGCCTCGGTCAGCGCACGGACATGGTGAATGTTGAGTGTGATGGACGCCTGCGCGCGGGCGGGCAGTTCGGCGCGCAGTGCCTGAACGGCCTTGCCGTGGGCGAGGTTGAGATGGTGCGCCGCGCGCAGGGCCGCGACCGGGTCGGTGCGCCCGGGCGCGTGGACACCCGAGCCGTATCCGAGGAAGGCGCTGCACCAGGGCTCGTTGAGGGTGATCCAGGTCTTCACCCGGTCCCCCAGCGCACGTGCCGCCAGGGCCGCGTAGTCGGCGAACCTGTCCGCGGTGGCGCGCTCCGGCCAGCCGCCGGCGTCCTCCAACTCCTGCGGCAGGTCCCAGTGGTACAGCGTGACGACCGGTTCGATGCCCTTTTCCAGCAGTGCGTCGGTCAGGGCGCGATAGAAGTCGAGACCCTTCTCGACGGCCGGGCCGCGGCCGGTCGGCTGCACACGCGGCCACGACAGGGAGAACCGGTACGCGCTCACCCCCAGGTCGGCCATGATCGCGACGTCCTCGCGCCAGCGGTGGTAGTGGTCGGTGGCGATGTCACCGGTGTCGCCGTTGCGCACCCTGCCGGGTGTGTGCGAGTAGGTGTCCCAGATCGAAGGGGTGCGTCCGTCCGCGGAGGCGG
This genomic window from Streptomyces sp. DG2A-72 contains:
- a CDS encoding GH1 family beta-glucosidase encodes the protein MTTATRRVAPASENTTAIRFPQGFTWGTATAAYQIEGAASADGRTPSIWDTYSHTPGRVRNGDTGDIATDHYHRWREDVAIMADLGVSAYRFSLSWPRVQPTGRGPAVEKGLDFYRALTDALLEKGIEPVVTLYHWDLPQELEDAGGWPERATADRFADYAALAARALGDRVKTWITLNEPWCSAFLGYGSGVHAPGRTDPVAALRAAHHLNLAHGKAVQALRAELPARAQASITLNIHHVRALTEAAEDLDAARRIDALANRVFTGPLLEGQYPQDLLQDTASLTNWSFVRDGDTATIHQPLDFLGVNYYTPTLVSAATGEASHGSDGHGMSEHSPWPGADNVAFHRPPGSTTAMGWAVDPSGLYDLLMRLKADFPAMPLMITENGAAFDDYVNPEGEVADPDRIAYLHGHLSAVHRAIVAGVDVRGYFLWSLLDNFEWGYGYSKRFGAVYVDYPTGKRIPKASARWYADVARTGTLLEESGGK